In the Purpureocillium takamizusanense chromosome 5, complete sequence genome, one interval contains:
- a CDS encoding uncharacterized protein (COG:S~EggNog:ENOG503P2BX), with the protein MPLHLLGKKSWNVYNPQNIARVRRDEAAAKLAEEAEEQRMQEIDAQRRLAILRGEEPPAYPDENEANAISESSLVRVAEPEHLETRRPRKQRKRSGEDDTDFELRLARERNEAPATAFEQSRKPTSSAPIVDHAGHIDLVGDEKARAHAEKNADAEKEAHAKRREIEDQYRMRLANAAGKGGVSEPWYSRLDPTAMAVPPKDVWGNEDPRRKERQAQRLVADDPLAIMKQASAKIQTLKQQRKKIAAEQEAQFRQVCKEEKRQEKEKRREDREKRHRRRSGSRSRSRSPRRESHRHRRDHRGNEHGNDHERKRQRDERHRDEDYARQSSLRDRHHRGGEYGSDHKEKRHRGHEHANRHGSRSPEHRLRHHRHD; encoded by the exons ATGCCTTT ACACCTTCTCGGCAAGAAGTCATGGAACGTGTACAATCCCCAAAACATCGCTCGCGTTCGCCGTGATGAGGCCGCAGCGAaactcgccgaggaggccgaggagcagcgcatGCAGGAGATTgatgcgcagcgccgcctaGCCATCCTGCGAGGCGAAGAGCCGCCCGCTTACCCTGACGAAAACGAAGCAAACGCCATCTCCGAGTCGTCCCTCGTACGTGTAGCCGAGCCTGAACACCTCGAGACCAGGCGTCCGCGAAAACAGCGAAAGAGGTCCGGCGAAGACGACACCGACTTTGAACTACGACTGGCACGAGAGCGAAACGAagcgcccgccaccgccttcgAGCAGTCCCGGAAGCCTACGAGCTCGGCACCCATCGTCGATCATGCCGGCCACATCGatctcgtcggcgatgaaAAGGCAAGAGCACATGCGGAGAAAAACGCAGATGCGGAAAAAGAGGCCCATGCAAAGCGCCGGGAGATCGAAGACCAGTATAGAATGCGCCTCGCCAACGCGGCTGGCAAGGGCGGAGTGAGCGAACCCTGGTATTCTCGGCTAGACCCTACTGCCATGGCAGTACCTCCCAAAGACGTCTGGGGCAACGAGGATCCAAGGCGCAAGGAACGACAGGCGCAGCGGTTGGTCGCTGACGACCCACTGGCCATCATGAAGCAGGCATCGGCCAAGATACAAACGCTGAAACAGCAGCGTAAAAAGATTGCGGCGGAACAAGAAGCCCAGTTTCGACAGGTCTGTAAGGAAGAGAAGCGTCAGGAAAAGGAGAAACGAAGGGAGGACCGCGAGAAGAGACACAGACGTCGATCAGGCTCACGCTCACGTTCTCGTTCGCCACGCCGAGAGTCGCACCGACATCGTCGAGACCACCGTGGCAATGAGCACGGGAACGACCATGAACGGAAGCGGCAACGAGATGAGCGGCACCGAGATGAAGACTACGCGCGACAAAGTTCACTTCGGGATCGTCACCATCGTGGCGGGGAGTACGGAAGCGACCATAAAGAGAAGAGGCACCGCGGCCACGAGCACGCGAACCGACATGGTTCTCGCTCCCCTGAGCACAGATTGCGACATCACAGACATGACTAA
- a CDS encoding uncharacterized protein (EggNog:ENOG503P408), translated as MEPPLAPISLMLPSKYASGAASDTDGSTPSEPSVEWLTGTWTVTHSTLSMWRSARNVRISYRPMPPKADGRPRVDDLVEYEPTDKQAVRKTVQGVDTQADAARGWDWRGKGWLFFVGSHWEVLGWGEETAADGARERWAVTWFAPTLFTKEGVDVYCDRREGLSEATYKRVEEALTKLGAAPVVAMVEKDMRPVEIKLPWTEK; from the coding sequence ATGGAGCCACCCCTCGCCCCGATATCCCTCATGCTGCCATCCAAGTATGCGTCGGGCGCAGCCAGCGACACGGATGGCTCCACGCCGTCTGAGCCATCCGTCGAGTGGCTCACCGGCACGTGGACCGTCACGCACTCGACGCTATCCATGTGGCGCTCCGCGCGCAACGTCCGCATCAGCTACaggcccatgccgcccaaggccgacggccgcccgcgcgtcgacgacctcgtcgagtACGAGCCCACGGATAAGCAAGCCGTGCGTAAGACGGTCCAGGGCGTCGATACGCAGGcggacgccgcccgcggatGGGACTGGCGCGGCAAGGGCTGGCTGTTCTTCGTCGGCAGTCACTGGGAGGTGCTCGGCTGGGGCGAAGagaccgccgccgatggcgcaCGCGAGCGCTGGGCCGTGACGTGGTTCGCGCCAACGCTCTTCACCAAGGAGGGCGTGGACGTCTACTGCGACAGGAGGGAAGGGTTGAGCGAGGCGACCTATAAgagggtggaggaggcgctgaCGAAACTGGGCGCGGCCCCCGTTGTGGCCATGGTAGAGAAGGACATGCGGCCCGTGGAGATAAAGCTGCCTTGGACGGAAAAGTGA
- a CDS encoding uncharacterized protein (EggNog:ENOG503P6UQ): MDPAAGDGDDANDAAAAAMAQMMGFSAFGAQDRPQKKRRYNPLADAATEQQHLSKQQHHLHHHHHHRRQGNSHGAASSTGSNATPLGATKRDAGGATASVRPSAATNTDEISLEDENDEVEPAIAAAAAAADDDDDDVAESAAAAESSTTTIASLPRPAGLPERPAPGVGFVGMPPRRRGHGEPQDHHHIRDRGPSSGKPWYEDYYDPSSNENPWERLESSMGLLPRGSWLARGHRQHATTPPAQT; this comes from the coding sequence atggatccggccgcgggcgacggcgatgacgccaacgacgccgccgccgccgccatggcccagaTGATGGGCTTCTCGGCCTTTGGCGCGCAGGACCGCCCGCAGAAGAAGCGCCGCTACAaccccctcgccgacgccgccacagagcagcagcacttatcgaagcagcagcatcatcttcatcaccatcaccaccaccgtcgtcaaggGAATTCtcacggcgccgcgtcctcgacggggtCGAACGCGACGCCGCTCGGGGCGACGAAGCGCGATGCAGGAGGCGCCACGGCGTCCGTGCGCCCATCTGCCGCGACGAACACGGACGAGATCTCGCTGGAGGATGAAaatgacgaggtcgagcccgccatagccgccgccgccgccgccgccgacgacgacgacgacgacgtcgcagAATCAGCGGCAGCTGCCGAAAGCAGCACGACCACCATCGCCTCGTTACCTCGTCCAGCTGGGTTGCCGGAACGACCAGCGCCCGGCGTGGGCTTCGTCGGCAtgcccccgcgccgccgcggacacGGCGAGCCGCAAGACCACCATCACATCCGCGACAGGGGCCCCTCGAGCGGGAAACCTTGGTACGAGGACTACTACGACCCATCGTCCAACGAGAATCCCTGGGAGCGCCTCGAATCTTCCATGGGCCTGTTGCCGAGAGGCTCGTGGTTGGCGCGCGGGCATCGGCAACATGCGACCACCCCGCCCGCTCAAACTTGA
- a CDS encoding uncharacterized protein (COG:S~EggNog:ENOG503P33S), whose translation MSGPYSTISYSMPMAVPSKGNQYPTYSQYSISPPECDDSISSASGVPSYSNSGYSATTASYIGSSSGDYDSAGSASGVDFQEYMQERFANSFNPIPLDRSMAVQAQSSGKLNAKHRELVELQKQAQARLARTRERFQEGMRDAREVRGDLEWTQKKVSSLQSKASRKHPKEYSKARARYPSPEY comes from the exons ATGTCTGGCCCTTACTCGACCATTTCCTActccatgcccatggcggTCCCCTCCAAGGGGAACCAGTACCCCACTTACAGCCAGTActccatctcgccgccggaATGCGACGACTCCATCAGCTCGGCCTCTGGGGTGCCGTCGTACAGCAACAGCGGCTACTCTGCCACTACCGCCAGCTACATCGGAAGCTCTAGCGGCGACTACGACAGCGCCGGCTCTGCTAGCGGTGTCGACTTCCAGGAGTACATGCAGGAGCGCTTCGCCAACTCGTTTAACCCCATTCCCTTGGACCGCAGCATGGCGGTCCAAGCGCAGTC TTCCGGAAAACTCAACGCCAAGCACCGCgaactcgtcgagctgcagaAGCAGGCACAGGCCCGCCTTGCGAGGACGCGCGAGCGTTTTCAGGAGGGCATGCGCGATGCCCGCGAGGTGCGCGGGGATCTGGAGTGGACACAGAAGAAAGTCTC CTCGCTCCAATCAAAGGCCTCGCGCAAGCACCCCAAGGAGTACAGCAAGGCTCGCGCGCGATACCCGTCTCCCGAGTATTGA
- the DGK1 gene encoding Diacylglycerol kinase (CTP) (TransMembrane:8 (i162-178o184-201i225-245o251-272i284-305o317-335i347-369o375-392i)~BUSCO:EOG09263OD3~COG:I~EggNog:ENOG503NXUY), whose protein sequence is MSQRRRSAVPETPRVISPSPTPSELDAAEYFGPTTRSAARKRVSTPHTLDEDGAEDEFGQDDVPGLRRSRTRSRSPIDGRKIARMTPSNSNQATKTKTKATSPAAGNGKLGTSNGHLAPPQPAAPSGWSWRDFSRSPSPLGLIPIHRHWRTFVHKHEVPRKILHVSIGFFVVWLYTTGTQTSSVPPYLMGALIPIATTDWLRHRYESVNRLYVKMLGALMRESEYSGWNGVIFYLLGAWIVLYFFPKDVGVMSVLLLSWCDTAASTFGRLWGRYTPRLRRGKSLAGSLAAFVVGVATSYFFYGWLVPTIGPMPGDEGFMFKGALSLPSSVTNALGISKAAATLTGPLALGVMGLWSGFVASTSEVIDIFGWDDNLTIPVLSGIGIWGFLKLFS, encoded by the coding sequence ATGTCCCAGCGCCGTAGGTCCGCCGTTCCCGAGACGCCGCGCGTCATTTCGCCCAGCCCGACGCCTtcggagctcgacgccgccgagtaCTTCGGTCCCACAACCCGTTCCGCCGCCAGGAAGAGGGTCTCGACGCCGCAcaccctcgacgaggacggcgccgaggacgagttcGGGCAAGACGATGTTCCCGGCCTGCGCAGGTCCCGAACGAGGAGCCGCTCGCCCATCGACGGGCGTAAGATCGCTCGCATGACGCCCAGCAACTCGAATCAGGCGACCAAGACAAAGACAAAGGCCACGAGCCCGGCCGCCGGGAACGGGAAGTTGGGGACCTCCAACGGTCATCTCGCTCCCCCTCAACCTGCCGCGCCCTCGGGATGGAGTTGGCGCGACTTCAGCCGTAGCCCCAGCCCTCTCGGACTGATCCCGATTCACCGGCACTGGAGAACATTTGTGCATAAGCACGAGGTCCCGCGCAAGATCTTACACGTCTCCATTGGCTTTTTCGTCGTTTGGTTATACACCACGGGCACGCAGACGAGCTCCGTGCCGCCTTATCTGATGGGAGCCCTGATCCCCATCGCCACCACGGACTGGCTGCGCCACCGGTATGAGTCTGTCAACCGGCTCTACGTAAAGATGCTTGGTGCCCTGATGCGCGAGAGCGAATACTCGGGCTGGAACGGCGTCATCTTCTACCTCCTGGGCGCTTGGATTGTCCTCTACTTCTTTCCCAAAGACGTGGGTGTCATGAGCGTGCTGCTCCTTAGCTGGTGTGACACCGCTGCCAGCACGTTTGGCCGCCTCTGGGGTCGGTACACCCCCCGTCTCCGGCGCGGCAAGTCTTTGGCCGGCTCCCTGgccgccttcgtcgtcggagtGGCGACGTCCTACTTCTTCTACGGCTGGCTGGTTCCCACAATTGGGCCCATgcctggcgacgagggcttcaTGTTCAAGGGCGCCTTGTCCCTGCCGAGCTCCGTAACGAATGCGCTCGGCATCTCCAAGGCCGCAGCCACCCTGACTGGCCCCCTGGCACTCGGTGTCATGGGTCTGTGgtccggcttcgtcgcctcTACCAGCGAGGTCATCGACATATTCGGCTGGGATGACAACCTGACGATTCCCGTCCTCAGCGGTATCGGCATCTGGGGCTTCCTCAAGCTCTTCTCCTAG
- the SPB4 gene encoding RNA helicase (COG:A~EggNog:ENOG503NXVX), whose amino-acid sequence MAPGKVPAKKSLRAWDGLKPPLAEWVLDAVSTMGFSQMTPVQAATIPHFMGNKDVVVEAVTGSGKTLSFLIPIVQRLLRLEEPTKRHHVAAIIVSPTRELAAQIHTVLLSLLEFHAPSAELLPRLKDDEKRPSTAVPVVAPQLLVGGTTTPAQDLSFFMRHSPNLLISSPGRLVELLASPHVHCPQSSFEMLVLDEADRLLDLGFKQDLQGIISHLPKQRRTGLFSASVSEAVSELIRVGLRNPVKIEVRVKMKDGGVLEDRKTPASLQMAYMVKPASQKLPALSQLLGRLPVRPQRSIVFLSTCAAVDYFQHVLPLVLPDGFSLVPLHGKHPAKVRERNFNKFLTSVSPTILLTTDLAARGLDIPQVDLVVQIDAPSDPKVFIHRSGRAGRAGRKGLAVVMLHPGREEDYVKFLEVRKTPIIPLARPEISVSDDEARAATQKFRRIVKADRALYDKAQKAFVSWVRSYGAHQATSIFRASDLDWADLAEAWGLLRMPRMPELKTWEGDKMLGQKIDWETFAYKEKTREQARQDALEAERTGAADNKREDMKRKRKNNEAWSGKLEKEDVRVERREKRRKKREAERSANMTEDERAKQMELDALIAQVRRQNQEKQKAASKDDEFEGFDD is encoded by the exons ATGGCGCCGGGAAAGGTCCCCGCGAAGAAAAGCCTCAGGGCTTGGGACGGTCTGAAGCCTCCCCTGGCCGAATGGGTCCTGGACGCTGTCTCGACCATGGGCTTCTCCCAGATGACGCCCGTCCAAGCAGCGACGATCCCACACTTCATGGGCAATAAAGACGTGGTGGTAGAG GCCGTTACTGGTAGTGGCAAGACGCTCTCGTTCCTCATCCCCATCGTGCAaaggctgctgcggctcgaAGAACCCACCAAGAGACACCACGTCGCCGCAATCATTGTCTCCCCGACGCGAGAGCTGGCGGCTCAGATACACACCGTCTTATTGTCACTTCTGGAGTTTCACGCCCCTTCAGCCGAGCTGCTCCCGCGCCTGAAAGACGATGAGAAGAGGCCGTCGACCGCagtccccgtcgtcgcccctcagctgctcgtcggaggcaccaccacgccggcgcAGGACCTCAGTTTCTTCATGCGCCACAGCCCCAACCTCCTCATTTCTTCTCCTGGTCgtctcgtcgagctgcttgccTCGCCCCACGTTCACTGCCCGCAGTCCTCGTTCGAGATGCTCGTCTTGGACGAAGCCGACAGGCTGCTGGATCTGGGGTTCAAGCAAGACCTGCAGGGAATCATCTCCCATCTGCCAAAGCAGAGAAGGACAGGGCTGTTCAGCGCAAGCGTCAGCGAGGCGGTCAGCGAGCTTATCCGAGTGGGACTTCGGAATCCGGTCAAGATCGAAGTGCGAGTCAAGATGAAGGACGGTGGCGTCCTTGAGGACAGGAAGACGCCCGCCAGTCTACAGATGGCATATATGGTGAAGCCGGCCAGCCAAAagctgcctgccttgtcACAGCTGCTGGGAAGATTACCAGTCAGGCCACAGAGGAGCATCGTGTTCCTGTCTacatgcgccgccgtcgactaCTTTCAACACGTCCTGCCCCTGGTTCTGCCCGATGGATTTTCCCTCGTCCCCTTGCACGGCAAGCACCCTGCAAAGGTGCGGGAAAGAAACTTTAACAAATTCCTGACCTCTGTGTCCCCTACGATACTCCTCACAACAGACCTTGCGGCCCGTGGCCTGGACATCCCCCAAGTGGACCTGGTCGTCCAGATCGATGCGCCCTCAGACCCCAAAGTCTTCATACACCGAAGTGGACGCGCcgggcgcgccgggcggAAGGGCTTGGCGGTTGTGATGCTGCATCCAGGGCGAGAGGAAGACTACGTCAAGTTTCTCGAAGTGCGCAAGACGCCCATCATTCCACTGGCAAGACCCGAAATCTCTGTGTCGGATGACGAAGCCCGTGCGGCGACGCAAAAGTTCCGGAGGATTGTCAAGGCGGACCGGGCACTCTACGACAAAGCACAAAAGGCCTTTGTTAGCTGGGTGCGGAGCTACGGCGCCCACCAGGCAACGTCGATATTCCGGGCGAGCGATCTCGACTGGGCCGACCTGGCTGAGGCGTGGGGTCTCCTCCGCATGCCCCGGATGCCGGAATTGAAGACGTGGGAGGGCGACAAGATGCTGGGCCAGAAGATTGACTGGGAAACGTTCGCGTACAAGGAAAAGACGCGGGAGCAGGCGAGGCaggacgcgctcgaggcggagcggacgggggcggcggacAACAAGCGCGAGGACATGAAGCGAAAGCGCAAGAACAACGAGGCCTGGAGCGGtaagctggagaaggaggacgTGCGCGTGGAGAGGCGGGAGAAGCGGCGCAAGAAGAGAGAGGCAGAGCGGTCAGCCAACAtgaccgaggacgagagggcGAAGCAGATGGAGCTGGATGCGCTGATTGCGCAGGTACGAAGGCAGAATCAGGAGAAGCAGAAGGCCGCGTCAAAGGATGACGAGTTCGAGGGCTTCGACGACTAG
- a CDS encoding uncharacterized protein (TransMembrane:7 (o20-39i46-67o79-101i121-144o156-178i207-224o244-262i)~COG:S~EggNog:ENOG503P00F), which yields MAQLKPFRGDYYLWEYVPSRAAAILFTILFVIATAFVIWRMVRTRTLFSIAFTIGGLFEIIGYAARAVAEDKTEQLGPFIVQSVLLLVAPALFAASIYMVLGRLMRSVHGERHSLIPVRWLTRAFVAGDVLSFLVQASGAGLMAKSDFSQDTAQNIILAGLFIQIVMFGLFAATAVVFDVRMRRWPSGAASASAAEGGGGGRAWKRVVWMLYAASALIMVRSIFRVVEYATGKGEYLLGHEWTLYVFDAVLMLAVMAVYGWIYPGGLGGGGDGVVNKPARPWEAVDSTSVDMGEEMGFGGGSGGHGMRGVEAGRK from the exons ATGGCCCAGCTAAAGCCCTTTCGAGGGGACTACTACCTCTGGGAATATGTGCCCTCCAGGGCGGCCGCCATTCTCTTCACCATTCTCTTTGTCATCGCGACGGCGTTTGTCATATGGCGCATGGTGCGGACAAGGACGCTGTTTAGCATTGCCTTTACCATTGGCGGGCTGT TCGAGATCATAGGATACGCCGCACGAGCCGTCGCCGAAGACAAGACCGAACAGCTCGGCCCGTTCATCGTCCAgagcgtgctgctgctcgtggcgCCGGCCCTCTTCGCGGCGTCGATATACATGGTGCTGGGGCGGCTGATGCGCAGCGtgcacggcgagcggcaCTCGCTCATCCCGGTGCGGTGGCTCACGCGGGCCTTtgtggcgggcgacgtgctgTCGTTCCTCGTGCAGGCGAGCGGCGCTGGGCTCATGGCCAAGAGCGACTTCAGCCAGGACACGGCGCAGAACATCATCCTGGCGGGGCTCTTTATCCAGATTGTCATGTTTGGGCTCttcgccgcgacggccgtcgtcttcgacgTGCGGatgcggcggtggccgagcggcgccgcgtctgcgtcggcggccgagggtggcggcggcggcagggcgtgGAAGCGCGTCGTGTGGATGCTGTACGCGGCGAGCGCCCTCATCATGGTGCGGAGCATcttccgcgtcgtcgagtaCGCCACGGGCAAGGGCGAGTACCTGCTCGGGCACGAGTGGACGCTCTACGTCTTCGACGCGGTGCTCATGctggccgtcatggccgtctaCGGGTGGATCTACccgggcggcctgggcggcggcggcgacggcgtcgtcaacaagccggcgaggccgtgggAGGCGGTCGACTCGACGTCGGTCGACATGGGGGAGGAGATGgggtttggcggcggcagcggcggccacgggatgcgcggcgtcgaggccggcaggAAGTAG
- a CDS encoding uncharacterized protein (COG:S~EggNog:ENOG503NYYE), producing the protein MSPPPRLDDHDDAVSSRGGVTEASSAAAARRRSHRKSRDGCVECKKRHIRCDESRPHCLNCKKATRKCEWPPPKKKSARTMRREAQRLRDEAAAGTTATVSPPRLPSMDTQRPIELLSQQQHQQQQQQQQQQQQQEQEPTGETDEAPSSTHRSQSHSQSQSVPSDTPLRAPSSHEASTAPSPFERGNDDALESHRHGPLYTVQHMRFLHHAESVMGHGIMAHPHTARILDIAVRRAPDAPFLLDEVLALSALHLAATTLADNGGGDDPNSPSPAYIASLHNQSTELQTRALASFTRQSLSVDPNDAESAIPRFLFAAVLSLHSLAETLDTVRHLQSSDFHVFIHNLADCLGLHRGVRAVVKPAWNDLLKSELEPLLNVTQHADERINDSRRRRRGEEAAGGSPATTGPGECAHLFALLDASDLGAATERACRDAVERLQWAFDLYSSISNTDPDAGPHAASAFSVTVCAEYVDVLRRLQPEALVILAHYGVLLHRYRRLWLFRDAGARMIHAISRHLGAYWRDAMAWPLQQLETDR; encoded by the coding sequence ATGAGCCCCCCACCGCggctcgacgaccacgacgatgccgtcagCTCGCGTGGCGGGGTGACGGAGGCGTcatcggccgccgcagcgcgtcgccgctcgcACCGCAAGTCGCGCGACGGCTGCGTCGAGTGCAAGAAGCGTCACATCCGCTGCGACGAGTCCCGTCCGCACTGCCTCAACTGCAAAAAGGCGACGCGCAAGTGCGAATGGCCGCCTcccaagaagaagtcggCCCGCACCATGAGGAGGGAGGCGCAGAGGCTGCgcgatgaggcggcggcaggaacAACGGCGACTGTCTCACCCCCCCGCCTGCCATCCATGGACACGCAAAGGCCCATCGAGCTCCTcagtcagcagcagcatcagcagcagcagcagcagcagcagcagcagcagcagcaggaacaAGAGCCAACTGGTGAAACTGAcgaggcgccgtcgtcgactcaTCGCTCGCAGAGCCacagccagagccagagcgTTCCGTCTGATACTCCCTTACGGGCTCCCTCTTCCCAtgaggcgtcgacggcgccttcgccgttTGAGCGTGgcaacgacgatgcgctcgaaTCTCACAGGCATGGCCCTCTATACACGGTCCAGCACATGCGCTTCCTCCATCACGCAGAATCCGTCATGGGccacggcatcatggcccacCCGCACACGGCGCGCATCCTCGATATCGCCGTCCGCCGTGCCCCCGATGCCCCCTTCCTCCTTGACGAAGTCCTCGCCCTCTCAGCGCTGcatctcgccgccaccacccttgccgacaacggcggcggcgacgaccccAACTCGCCTTCCCCCGCGTACATCGCATCGCTCCATAACCAGTCTACAGAGCTTCAGACCAGGGCTCTCGCCAGCTTCACCCGTCAATCTCTCTCCGTGGAccccaacgacgccgagagcGCCATTCCTCGCttcctcttcgccgccgtgctcagCCTCCACAGTCTCGCCGAGACACTCGACACGGTCCGTCACCTGCAATCCTCCGACTTTCATGTCTTCATCCACAACCTCGCCGACTGCTTGGGCCTGCATCGCGGGGttcgcgccgtcgtcaagccCGCGTGGAACGACCTCCTCAAGTCAGAGCTGGAGCCTCTTCTCAACGTCACCcagcacgccgacgagcgcatcaacgacagccgccgccgccgccgaggggaggaagccgccggcggcagccccgccaccaccggcccCGGAGAGTGCGCTCACCtcttcgccctcctcgacgcgTCCGATCTGGGCGCCGCCACTGAGCGCGCCTGTcgagacgccgtcgagcgcctgcagTGGGCCTTTGACCTCTACTCCAGCATCTCCAACACCGATCCCGACGCCGGCCCCCACGCCGCATCCGCCTTCTCCGTGACGGTCTGCGCAGAGTACGTCGACGTcttgcgccgcctccagccagaggccctcgtcatcctggCCCACTACGGCGTCTTGCTGCAccgctaccgccgcctctggctcttccgcgatgccggcgcccgcaTGATTCACGCAATCTCCCGGCACCTGGGTGCATATTGGCGTGACGCCATGGCCtggccgctgcagcagctcgagacGGACAGGTGA